One Fundulus heteroclitus isolate FHET01 chromosome 1, MU-UCD_Fhet_4.1, whole genome shotgun sequence genomic window carries:
- the arhgef16 gene encoding rho guanine nucleotide exchange factor 16: MSHSEPDSGTDNKSPQMETLFSTVLHIYEPGDEGYQQKSPPAQQETATPQGDEVDRVVVPEQVIRSTETPVAKTPESQKVVLSTESPAAKRLGINQLIPKSLAVASRPKNRHHTTVVTFPVGLENTSSDSRSRHSAQGPDVSWDDYDSDGDGLAFRRNRRNKSYRAAVTSLDIEAMTAGTASATTLKRVDETRESSPGPASGHRRKRTLGRKRNQRGSFKDATPRLYQEIRERGLHSTNQDEMLEDFVVVEPPAQDQGIVMKSYKQAHLTWSQLPQVKESGILSTITPQERKRQEAIFEIITSEHSYLHSLGILVRHFKNNAELKNTMTTTEHHHLFSNISVIHTVSQRFFKDLENRHNDQLLIRDISDIVQNHAAHHFEPYIVYCSNETFQQRTLQKLLNDNSAFKETLKNIETSGECGGLPMLSFLILPMQRVTRLPLLLDTICQKTQAQTAEYFAAVWALKAMSKLVTECNDGARRMERTEQMYTIQKQMDFGKIKPFPLVSASRWLKKRGELAVSSEELSIWKAFTTRSYYLFLFNDVLIVTKKKSEESFVVLDYATLDKVEVEFGKDAEGQTSSPSKNNSSYLSFKLRMTKNSEGKLEQISLVADSRVDRARWVIALKEQKQDKVVTCTDGLPQYEVTKTYMPKEPDELGLRQAELVIVLQKEEEWCYGERMRDGESGWFPASCATEITNPTAVEDNVQRMKRLRKETNV; encoded by the exons ATGTCCCACAGCGAGCCAGATAGCGGCACGGACAATAAGTCCCCTCAAATGGAGACCCTCTTTTCTACAGTACTTCATATATACGAGCCAGGAGATGAAGGCTACCAACAGAAAAGCCCCCCCGCACAGCAGGAAACAGCCACCCCGCAGGGAGATGAAGTGGACAGGGTGGTGGTGCCAGAGCAGGTGATCCGGAGCACAGAGACTCCTGTAGCAAAGACGCCCGAGAGCCAAAAGGTGGTTCTGAGCACCGAGAGCCCTGCAGCAAAGAGGCTCGGCATCAACCAGCTGATTCCTAAGAGCTTAGCAGTGGCCAGCAGGCCCAAGAACCGCCACCACACCACTGTGGTGACCTTCCCAGTAGGACTGGAGAACACCAGCAGCGACAGCCGCAGCCGTCACTCGGCCCAGGGGCCGGACGTTTCCTGGGACGATTATGACAGCGACGGAGACGGTTTAGCCTTCCGGAGGAACCGCAGGAACAAGTCATACCGGGCCGCCGTGACCAGCCTGGACATTGAGGCCATGACAGCCGGGACGGCGAGTGCGACCACTCTGAAACGCGTTGATGAAACCAGAGAAAGCAGTCCTGGTCCTGCTTCAGGTCACAGACGAAAG CGTACGCTGGGCAGAAAGAGGAACCAGCGTGGATCATTCAAAGATG CGACGCCGCGCCTGTACCAGGAGATCCGAGAGCGCGGCCTGCACTCCACCAACCAGGACGAGATGCTCGAGGACTTCGTGGTGGTGGAGCCTCCCGCGCAGGACCAGGGCATTGTGATGAAAAGCTACAAACAAGCTCACCTCACCTGGAGCCAGTTACCTCAG GTGAAGGAGTCTGGTATTCTGTCAACAATCACGCCTcaggagagaaagagacaagAG GCCATTTTTGAAATTATCACCTCCGAGCACTCGTACCTGCACAGCCTTGGCATCCTGGTACGTCACTTCAAGAACAACGCAGAGCTGAAGAACACAATGACGACCACTGAGCACCACCACCTCTTCTCCAACATATCTGTCATCCACACGGTTAGCCAACG tttttttaaggACCTCGAAAATCGTCACAACGATCAGCTGCTGATCAGGGACATCAGCGACATTGTCCAGAACCACGCCGCGCACCACTTCGAACCATACATCGTCTACTGCTCCAATGAGACCTTCCAGCAGAGGACgctgcagaagctgct GAATGATAACTCTGCGTTCAAAGAGACCTTGAAAAACATCGAGACAAGTGGTGAATGTGGAGGCCTGCCCATGCTCTCGTTCCTCATCCTGCCCATGCAACGTGTGACCAGACTACCACTCCTGCTTGAC ACAATCTGTCAGAAAACCCAGGCACAGACCGCGGAGTACTTCGCTGCTGTTTGGGCGCTGAAAGCTATGAGCAAG TTGGTCACTGAATGCAACGATGGAGCAAGGCGGATGGAAAGGACCGAGCAGATGTACACCATCCAAAAGCAGATggattttggaaaaataaag CCATTTCCTCTGGTGTCGGCATCCCGATGGCTGAAGAAGCGTGGTGAGCTGGCCGTCTCCAGCGAAGAGCTGAGCATATGGAAGGCGTTCACCACCAGGAGCTACTACCTGTTTCTCTTCAATGACGTGCTGATCGTCACCAAAAAGAAGTC GGAGGAGAGCTTCGTCGTGTTGGACTACGCCACTCTGGATAAGGTAGAGGTCGAGTTTGGGAAAGACGCAGAGGGACAGACGTCTTCGCCCAGCAAAAACAACTCCAGCTACCTTTCCTTCAAACTGCGGATGACCAAGAACAGTGAGGGCAAAttagagcagatctccctggtgGCCGACTCCAG GGTGGACCGGGCACGATGGGTAATCGCTCTTAAAGAGCAAAAGCAGGACAAGGTCGTCACTTGCACAGACG GGTTGCCGCAGTATGAAGTCACCAAAACGTACATGCCAAAGGAGCCGGATGAACTGGGCCTGCGTCAGGCCGAGCTCGTCATTGTTCTCCAAAAGGAAGAAG AATGGTGCTACGGCGAGAGAATGCGGGACGGCGAGAGCGGCTGGTTTCCTGCCAGCTGCGCCACGGAGATCACCAACCCCACCGCCGTGGAGGACAACGTGCAACGGATGAAGCGTCTGCGCAAAGAGACCAACGTCTGA
- the LOC118562892 gene encoding espin-like protein → MTEADLNRIEKQIENLQVMHKMSEVEKELEELERELHQLLPVSAALNQEYFSVNPKQVHGQAEDLPAWCSKISTLLKSMAILLATLGGKELDVLDFIFSGTSQEEAKSISSGQCEASVGTGNIGRSLSFSTREEVEKEIKQCGVSVKNLKANYELQNQTQSTYDQANKVYKRKMSLPVVSESNYGLEPACKSNAPSSLPTAPEEERSNGPLPSVEESLLPLVEEPVVTQSHVSPLYVSSEAMAPTNIKEFNQVLLSDPVLTDDHLTRSLEVQTDLSYVQECIEMRKERIVLLFLEHWRKYTVSESYRTKYAGRRGHYLDVGCEDYSQFNAQMGDEMHSEDDKLIMFMKSKQVVGNLIGHWRSIMSQVPSRQIRRLSRAQMIYWPEHFLPHINGSPVSYESLTLDLFMLGYFQLLEMNMSRSERKFRHLLCYEMFDRLGSHKWEVIRQFHKEVMVEVESGKRDWADGFEDIKVKHFGDVEDGGGVMTASLNSVSPDMSALQEPPPPPPSHPPPPPPTHPAPPSPNVQSATSVATTQSSPPASQLDVSPSQSPIAAQNGVSDNGTSLEVTSNEQMPSDEPVITSEKDLKAKSPKVVETKPNSTDTSGRDPKKDLPPVKVRFTEEPLVDQASPRDEASEDAIKLIYELKEFSNEEIIRYIDRSFAFWKEKEAELFDV, encoded by the coding sequence ATGACCGAAGCGGACCTAAATCGAATTGAGAAACAAATTGAGAACCTGCAGGTCATGCACAAGATGTCCGAAGTTGAGAAAGAACTGGAGGAACTGGAGCGAGAGCTCCACCAGCTGCTGCCTGTTTCTGCTGCACTTAATCAGGAGTATTTCTCAGTCAATCCTAAACAGGTGCATGGCCAAGCTGAGGATCTCCCGGCTTGGTGCAGCAAAATCTCAACCCTGCTCAAGAGTATGGCGATTCTCCTTGCCACCTTGGGAGGCAAGGAGTTAGACGTCttagattttatattttctggAACTTCTCAAGAAGAAGCAAAGAGTATTAGCTCAGGCCAGTGTGAAGCATCTGTTGGCACTGGAAATATTGGCCGATCCTTGTCCTTCTCAACAAGAGAAGAAGTGGAAAAGGAGATAAAGCAGTGTGGGGTTTCCGTGAAGAACCTGAAGGCTAATTATGAGCTTCAAAATCAGACACAGTCTACATACGACCAAGCTAATAAGGTTTACAAACGCAAAATGTCACTCCCAGTGGTCAGTGAGTCCAATTATGGTCTAGAGCCAGCCTGCAAGAGTAATGCTCCCTCCTCCTTACCTACAGCTCCTGAGGAGGAGAGAAGCAATGGGCCTTTGCCTTCAGTAGAGGAATCTCTATTACCTCTTGTTGAAGAACCAGTTGTCACTCAATCCCATGTTTCTCCATTGTATGTCTCCTCTGAAGCAATGGCTCCAACCAACATTAAGGAGTTCAACCAGGTTCTTTTGTCAGACCCTGTTTTAACTGATGACCACCTAACACGAAGCTTGGAGGTGCAGACCGATCTAAGCTATGTCCAGGAGTGCATTGAAATGAGGAAAGAGAGAATTGTCCTTCTGTTCCTTGAACACTGGAGGAAGTATACCGTGTCAGAATCTTATCGGACTAAATACGCAGGCAGGAGGGGACACTACTTGGATGTGGGCTGTGAGGACTACAGTCAGTTCAATGCTCAAATGGGCGATGAAATGCACAGTGAAGATGACAAACTGATCATGTTTATGAAGTCGAAGCAAGTGGTTGGCAATCTGATTGGCCACTGGCGATCAATCATGAGCCAAGTGCCGTCGCGGCAGATTCGGAGGCTGAGTCGCGCCCAGATGATCTACTGGCCAGAGCATTTCTTGCCCCACATCAACGGATCCCCAGTGAGCTATGAGAGTCTAACCCTGGACCTCTTCATGCTTGGATACTTCCAGTTACTGGAAATGAACATGTCTCGCAGCGAGAGGAAGTTCCGCCACCTCTTGTGCTACGAGATGTTTGACCGTCTTGGCAGCCATAAATGGGAAGTTATAAGACAGTTTCACAAGGAAGTGATGGTGGAAGTCGAGAGTGGGAAACGAGACTGGGCGGACGGCTTCGAGGACATAAAGGTCAAGCATTTTGGAGACGTGGAAGATGGCGGAGGTGTGATGACGGCATCTCTAAATTCAGTATCTCCTGATATGTCTGCACTACAGGAACCACCTCCTCCCCCACCTTCCcatcctccccctcctccacctACACATCCTGCGCCCCCATCTCCAAATGTACAGTCTGCAACATCTGTAGCGACAACACAATCTTCTCCACCAGCCTCCCAATTAGATGTGTCTCCATCACAATCACCTATTGCGGCCCAGAATGGAGTCTCTGACAACGGAACGTCATTGGAGGTCACTTCCAATGAGCAGATGCCATCAGATGAGCCTGTGATCACATCAGAGAAGGACCTGAAAGCTAAAAGTCCAAAAGTAGTGGAAACAAAACCGAACTCTACAGACACCTCAGGACGGGATCCAAAGAAAGACCTTCCACCTGTTAAAGTTAGATTCACAGAAGAACCCCTTGTTGATCAAGCTTCACCCCGAGACGAAGCTTCTGAGGATgcaattaaattgatttatgaGCTCAAAGAGTTCAGCAATGAGGAAATCATCAGATACATTGATcggagctttgctttttggaaGGAGAAAGAAGCAGAGCTTTTTGATGTCTAA